From a region of the Balaenoptera ricei isolate mBalRic1 chromosome 11, mBalRic1.hap2, whole genome shotgun sequence genome:
- the XIRP1 gene encoding xin actin-binding repeat-containing protein 1 isoform X1 produces the protein MADAQTQVAPTPSIPMAATEDLPLPPPPALEDLPLPPPKESFSKFHQQRQASELRRLYKHIHPELRKNLAEAVAEDLAEILGSEEPTEGDVQCMRWIFENWRLDAIGDHERPPAKEPVPGGNVQATSRKFEEGSFANSTDQEPAGPRPSGGDVRAARWLFETKPLDELTGHAEAPEATVREPAASGDVQGTRMLFETRPLDCLGSRPSIQEQSPLELRSEIQELKGDVKKTVKLFQTEPLCAIQDAEGAIHEVKAACREEIQSNAVRSARWLFETQPLDTINRDPSQVRVIRGISLEEVARPDVSATRWIFETQPLDAIREILVDEKDFQPSPDLIPPGPDVQQQRHLFETRALDTLKGEEEAGAEAPPKEEVVPGDVRSTLWLFEMQPLDTLRDKVQVGHLQRVGPQEGERFMYERLSSDGSSALSLSQSAPQRDGVKGDVKTFKNLFETLPLDSIRQGEASAHGSISRAEGTDSAGQSQDIGSPVYAMQDGKGHLHALTSVSREHVVGGDVQGYRWMFETQPLDQLGQNPSTVDVVRGITRQEVVAGDVGTARWLFETQPLEVIHQREQQERREEEGKPQGGPQLEASPKGDVQTIRWLFETCPMSELGEKQGSEITDSTPKAKARSCTWMFTPQPPDRPESSREQHLEVSQVQVGERQTDRHVFETEPLQVSGHPCRRGPVRYCSRVDIPSGQVSRQKEVFQALEAGKRENQGSRVIPEPIPTGSVHKFTWLFENCPMGSLAAESIQGGNHQEEQPVGPSGNRVWERQETAVEGTLRTLHATPGILHHGGIVMEARGPGELCLAKYVLPGPGQGGPHVRKEELVSGELPRIVRQVLHRPDVDQQGLLVQEDPVGQLRLKPLKLPAPGSSWKVEDMDPEFQQLLACGLGTSVARTGLVMQETEQGLVALTAYSLQPRLTSRAPERSSVQMLASCIDKGDLSGLHSLRWEPPADSSPVPASEGAQRLPLTESIIRVPPLDPSMGMGHLRGPGATPCPPQAIRKAVPLAREEKQESRCTGQKGMEALGKSDGATTMPLGPKSPNLQAAMQSLRMATAEAQSLHQQVLSKHKQGPTPGAASMPSQDSLLQVPATATGTAQSNTRPLAGGDPRIPAAPRKVSGEQKALPGGLPRGWVTIQDGIYTAHPIRTFDLPGGVWPSERGALPRGRETALPSQAPSPLLEGPGQSLGPGQEEPGSHTQKAWGPPEKVMAGLGPGVLQAAETTLKAALLAPHTLASGPQAAGASLHSHNASLPPPPPLPAAVTGPDFPAQAGHDENSIQQASEPTQDPLLQSHSSPAGQRSPGDSQTKTPKLEPTTHPRKKPQLPPKPAHLSQIPPPHWLPKPSALSPSSSKEVGQGKYRQGETGTTDHDPRPTKVPTTAGQGRVSRAGCSTGQSQHSPQHDSSTVAPRPTRSQAAGSNNQSPEPLELSALSRDPTSPQQGPSPSGKKCTDSSQQGVPESPKILQGSQQELQGLLSQVQALEKEAKSTVDVRALRRLFEAVPQLRGAPPAPAAPHKPEASVEQAFGELTRVSTEVARLKEQTLARLLDIEEAVHKALSSMSSLQPGNNTRGRAQGPLKDHSVHNVSVTDSSRVRPNCPGQEVRSQTAVKSQTEVTCHTEVQGQAKVRTHTEVRSQAAPTTPSTRRLETLREESSLPRVLPPSRDSPSSPTFISIESATRKLLEAPSPRCSPEVSVKSTHLPQDVGQAQPHQKDVWNKAGKKEATQCSGQPQHAPASASPLPTRRQKSVLELQTGPGGSQHYGATRTVTEQYERVDQCRTSVLTSPTTVTEPAEPPRGPGPHLGLHASPLLRQFLHSPAGLSTGLAEAGKVCVPCGHSQPDAQ, from the coding sequence ATGGCCGACGCTCAGACGCAGGTGGCCCCCACCCCAAGCATCCCCATGGCAGCTACAGAggacctgcccctccctccaccacctGCTCTGGAGGATCTGCCGTTGCCGCCACCCAAGGAGTCCTTCTCCAAGTTCCACCAGCAGCGGCAAGCCAGCGAGCTCCGCCGCCTCTACAAGCACATCCACCCCGAGCTCCGCAAGAATCTGGCTGAGGCTGTGGCTGAAGACTTGGCTGAGATCCTGGGTTCCGAAGAGCCCACTGAGGGTGACGTCCAGTGCATGCGCTGGATCTTTGAGAACTGGCGGCTGGACGCCATTGGGGACCATGAGAGGCCACCTGCCAAGGAGCCCGTGCCCGGCGGCAATGTCCAGGCCACGTCCCGCAAGTTTGAGGAAGGCTCCTTTGCCAACAGCACAGACCAGGAGCCAGCTGGACCTCGGCCATCTGGAGGGGACGTCCGTGCAGCCCGCTGGCTGTTTGAGACAAAGCCGCTGGATGAGCTGACGGGCCATGCTGAGGCACCGGAAGCTACAGTGAGGGAGCCTGCAGCCAGTGGAGATGTCCAGGGTACCAGGATGCTCTTTGAGACGCGGCCACTGGACTGCCTGGGCTCCCGCCCCTCCATCCAGGAGCAGAGCCCCTTGGAGCTGCGCTCAGAGATCCAGGAGCTGAAGGGCGATGTGAAGAAGACGGTGAAGCTGTTCCAAACAGAGCCGCTGTGTGCCATCCAGGACGCAGAGGGAGCCATCCACGAGGTCAAGGCCGCCTGCCGGGAGGAGATCCAAAGCAACGCGGTGAGGTCTGCCCGTTGGCTCTTCGAAACGCAGCCTCTGGACACCATCAACCGGGACCCCAGCCAGGTGCGGGTGATCCGGGGGATCTCTCTGGAGGAGGTGGCCAGGCCCGACGTCAGCGCAACTCGCTGGATCTTTGAGACACAGCCCCTGGATGCCATCCGGGAGATCTTGGTGGACGAGAAGGACTTCCAGCCATCCCCAGATCTTATCCCTCCTGGTCCAGACGTTCAGCAGCAGCGGCATTTGTTTGAGACCCGAGCACTAGACACTCTAaagggggaagaggaggctggAGCAGAGGCGCCACCCAAAGAGGAAGTGGTCCCCGGTGATGTCCGCTCCACCCTGTGGCTATTTGAGATGCAGCCCTTGGATACACTCAGAGACAAGGTCCAAGTGGGTCACCTGCAGCGGGTGGGACCCCAGGAGGGTGAGAGGTTCATGTACGAGCGTCTATCCAGTGATGGTTCCTCAGCACTGTCCCTCTCTCAGAGTGCCCCCCAGAGGGATGGGGTGAAGGGAGACGTGAAGACCTTCAAGAACCTTTTTGAGACCCTACCCCTGGACAGCATCAGGCAGGGTGAAGCTTCGGCCCACGGGAGCATAAGCAGAGCAGAAGGAACTGATTCTGCTGGGCAGTCCCAGGACATAGGGTCCCCGGTGTATGCCATGCAGGATGGCAAAGGCCACCTCCACGCCCTGACCTCTGTCAGCAGAGAGCATGTAGTCGGAGGTGATGTACAGGGTTACAGGTGGATGTTTGAGACACAGCCCCTAGACCAACTAGGCCAAAACCCCAGTACCGTCGACGTGGTGCGGGGCATCACCCGGCAGGAAGTGGTGGCTGGAGACGTGGGCACTGCCCGGTGGCTCTTTGAGACCCAGCCCCTGGAGGTAATCCACCAACGGGAGCAGCAGGAACGAcgggaagaagaaggaaagccTCAGGGAGGCCCTCAGCTTGAAGCATCCCCCAAGGGTGATGTGCAGACCATTCGCTGGTTGTTCGAGACATGCCCAATGAGTGAGTTGGGCGAGAAGCAGGGGTCAGAGATCACAGATTCCACACCCAAGGCCAAGGCACGGTCCTGCACCTGGATGTTCACGCCCCAACCCCCAGACAGACCAGAAAGCTCCAGGGAGCAGCACCTTGAGGTCAGCCAGGTCCAGGTtggggaaagacagacagacagacacgtCTTTGAGACTGAGCCTCTGCAGGTCTCAGGCCATCCCTGCAGAAGGGGGCCTGTGCGATACTGCAGCAGAGTGGACATCCCCTCAGGGCAGGTGTCTCGTCAGAAGGAGGTTTTCCAGGCCCTGGAGGCAGGCAAGAGGGAAAACCAGGGATCCAGGGTAATCCCTGAGCCCATCCCAACAGGCTCTGTGCACAAGTTCACCTGGCTCTTTGAGAATTGCCCCATGGGCTCCCTGGCAGCTGAGAGCATCCAAGGGGGCAACCACCAGGAAGAGCAGCCCGTGGGCCCCTCAGGCAATAGGGTGTGGGAGAGGCAAGAGACTGCAGTTGAGGGGACCCTGCGGACTCTGCACGCCACGCCTGGCATCCTGCACCACGGAGGCATCGTCATGGAGGCCCGAGGGCCCGGGGAGCTCTGCCTCGCCAAGTACGTGCtcccaggcccagggcagggcgGCCCCCACGTTCGGAAGGAGGAGCTGGTGTCTGGCGAGCTTCCCAGGATTGTCCGCCAAGTGCTGCACCGGCCAGACGTGGACCAGCAGGGGCTGCTGGTGCAGGAGGACCCAGTGGGCCAGCTTCGCCTCAAGCCACTGAAGCTGCCAGCACCAGGCAGCAGCTGGAAGGTCGAAGACATGGACCCTGAGTTCCAGCAGTTGCTGGCTTGTGGCCTCGGGACCTCGGTGGCGAGGACTGGGCTAGTGATGCAGGAGACAGAGCAGGGCCTAGTGGCACTGACCGCCTACTCTCTGCAGCCCCGGCTAACCAGCAGGGCCCCCGAGAGGAGCAGTGTGCAGATGCTGGCCAGCTGCATAGACAAAGGAGACCTGAGTGGCCTGCACAGTCTGCGGTGGGAGCCACCGGCTGACTCAAGTCCAGTGCCAGCCAGCGAGGGGGCCCAGAGGCTGCCCCTGACTGAGAGCATCATCCGTGTTCCCCCACTGGACCCCAGCATGGGGATGGGGCATCTGAGAGGGCCGGgggccaccccctgccccccacaggcCATTAGAAAGGCAGTCCCTCTGGCTAGGGAAGAAAAGCAGGAAAGCAGGTGCACTGGGCAGAAAGGGATGGAAGCGTTGGGAAAGTCAGATGGAGCCACGACTATGCCCCTGGGGCCCAAGTCCCCAAACCTCCAGGCTGCCATGCAGAGTCTGCGAATGGCAACAGCTGAAGCCCAAAGCCTGCACCAGCAAGTTCTGAGCAAGCACAAGCAGGGCCCCACCCCTGGAGCCGCCTCTATGCCCTCCCAGGATAGTCTGCTGCAAGTACCGGCCACAGCCACTGGGACTGCCCAGAGCAACACCAGGCCTCTGGCTGGAGGTGACCCCAGGATCCCAGCAGCCCCCAGAAAGGTCAGTGGGGAACAGAAAGCACTGCCTGGAGGGCTGCCTAGGGGGTGGGTGACTATTCAGGATGGCATTTACACTGCTCACCCCATCAGGACCTTTGACCTACCGGGGGGTGTCTGGCCTTCTGAGAGAGGAGCCTTGCCAAGGGGCAGGGAGACTGCGCTCCCGTCCCAGGCTCCCAGCCCACTCCTGGAAGGCCCAGGTCAGAGTCTCGGGCCTGGGCAAgaggagcctgggagccacacaCAGAAGGCCTGGGGACCTCCAGAGAAGGTGATGGCAGGACTCGGCCCAGGGGTCCTCCAAGCTGCAGAGACCACCCTGAAGGCTGCCCTTTTAGCCCCCCACACTCTGGCCTCTGGGCCTCAGGCTGCAGGTGCCAGCCTGCACTCCCATAATGCCTCTcttccgcctcctcctcctctcccagctGCTGTGACGGGACCTGACTTCCCAGCCCAAGCCGGCCATGATGAGAATTCCATCCAGCAGGCCTCTGAGCCCACGCAGGACCCCCTTCTCCAGTCCCACAGCAGCCCTGCTGGCCAGAGAAGCCCTGGGGATTCACAGACAAAAACCCCGAAACTGGAGCCCACCACGCACCCAAGGAAGAAGCCCCAGCTGCCCCCCAAACCTGCACACCTAAGCCAGATCCCGCCCCCTCACTGGCTGCCCAAGCCCTCAGccctctctcccagctcctctaAGGAAGTGGGGCAAGGAAAATACAGACAAGGTGAGACTGGTACAACTGACCATGACCCTCGGCCAACCAAGGTCCCCACCACTGCAGGCCAGGGCCGAGTATCGCGGGCTGGATGCTCCACTGGACAGAGCCAGCACAGCCCCCAGCATGACTCCAGCACCGTGGCCCCCAGGCCCACCAGAAGTCAGGCTGCGGGCAGCAACAACCAGAGCCCTGAGCCCCTCGAGCTCTCAGCTCTCAGCCGTGACCCCACCTCACCGCAGCAGGGCCCCAGCCCCTCAGGAAAGAAGTGCACAGACAGTTCCCAGCAAGGGGTCCCTGAGAGCCCCAAGATTCTGCAGGGAAGCCAGCAAGAGCTCCAGGGCCTCCTGAGCCAGGTGCAAGCACTGGAGAAGGAGGCCAAAAGCACCGTGGACGTGCGGGCACTGAGGAGGCTCTTCGAGGCTGTGCCCCAGCTGAGAGGGGCCCCTCCAGCTCCCGCTGCCCCCCACAAGCCCGAGGCCTCAGTGGAGCAGGCCTTTGGGGAGCTGACAAGGGTCAGCACGGAGGTGGCCCGGCTGAAGGAACAGACCCTGGCCAGGCTGCTGGACATCGAGGAGGCCGTGCACAAGGCTCTCAGCTCCATGTCTAGCCTCCAGCCTGGGAATAACACCAGAGGCCGTGCCCAGGGACCTCTAAAGGACCACAGTGTCCACAACGTCAGTGTCACAGACAGCAGTAGAGTCAGGCCCAACTGCCCAGGCCAGGAGGTCAGGAGCCAAACTGCAGTCAAGAGCCAAACTGAGGTTACATGCCACACTGAGGTCCAGGGTCAGGCCAAGGTCAGAACTCACACTGAGGTCAGAAGTCAAGCAGCCCCAACCACCCCTTCTACTCGGAGGCTGGAGACCTTGAGAGAAGAGTCAAGCCTCCCTCGAGTGTTACCTCCCAGCAGAGAttcaccctcctccccaacctTTATCTCCATCGAGTCAGCCACTAGGAAGCTTCTGGAGGCTCCCAGCCCCAGGTGCAGCCCCGAGGTCTCAGTGAAAAGCACACACCTCCCCCAGGATGTGGGCCAGGCTCAGCCCCACCAGAAAGATGTCTGGAACAAGGCCGGGAAGAAAGAAGCCACCCAGTGCTCCGGACAGCCCCAGCATGCCCCTGCCTCAGCCAGCCCCCTGCCCACCAGGCGGCAGAAAAGTGTTCTGGAGCTGCAGACTGGGCCCGGTGGCTCCCAGCACTATGGAGCCACAAGAACAGTGACCGAGCAATATGAGAGGGTGGACCAGTGCAGGACCTCAGTGCTCACCTCCCCCACCACGGTCACCGAGCCCGCAGAGCCGCCCAGGGGCCCAGGCCCCCACCTCGGGCTCCACGCCTCCCCCTTGCTGAGGCAGTTCCTGCACAGTCCAGCCGGGCTCAGCACAGGCCTGGCAGAAGCTGGGAAGGTGTGTGTGCCCTGCGGCCACTCCCAGCCAGATGCCCAGTga
- the XIRP1 gene encoding xin actin-binding repeat-containing protein 1 isoform X2, which produces MADAQTQVAPTPSIPMAATEDLPLPPPPALEDLPLPPPKESFSKFHQQRQASELRRLYKHIHPELRKNLAEAVAEDLAEILGSEEPTEGDVQCMRWIFENWRLDAIGDHERPPAKEPVPGGNVQATSRKFEEGSFANSTDQEPAGPRPSGGDVRAARWLFETKPLDELTGHAEAPEATVREPAASGDVQGTRMLFETRPLDCLGSRPSIQEQSPLELRSEIQELKGDVKKTVKLFQTEPLCAIQDAEGAIHEVKAACREEIQSNAVRSARWLFETQPLDTINRDPSQVRVIRGISLEEVARPDVSATRWIFETQPLDAIREILVDEKDFQPSPDLIPPGPDVQQQRHLFETRALDTLKGEEEAGAEAPPKEEVVPGDVRSTLWLFEMQPLDTLRDKVQVGHLQRVGPQEGERFMYERLSSDGSSALSLSQSAPQRDGVKGDVKTFKNLFETLPLDSIRQGEASAHGSISRAEGTDSAGQSQDIGSPVYAMQDGKGHLHALTSVSREHVVGGDVQGYRWMFETQPLDQLGQNPSTVDVVRGITRQEVVAGDVGTARWLFETQPLEVIHQREQQERREEEGKPQGGPQLEASPKGDVQTIRWLFETCPMSELGEKQGSEITDSTPKAKARSCTWMFTPQPPDRPESSREQHLEVSQVQVGERQTDRHVFETEPLQVSGHPCRRGPVRYCSRVDIPSGQVSRQKEVFQALEAGKRENQGSRVIPEPIPTGSVHKFTWLFENCPMGSLAAESIQGGNHQEEQPVGPSGNRVWERQETAVEGTLRTLHATPGILHHGGIVMEARGPGELCLAKYVLPGPGQGGPHVRKEELVSGELPRIVRQVLHRPDVDQQGLLVQEDPVGQLRLKPLKLPAPGSSWKVEDMDPEFQQLLACGLGTSVARTGLVMQETEQGLVALTAYSLQPRLTSRAPERSSVQMLASCIDKGDLSGLHSLRWEPPADSSPVPASEGAQRLPLTESIIRVPPLDPSMGMGHLRGPGATPCPPQAIRKAVPLAREEKQESRCTGQKGMEALGKSDGATTMPLGPKSPNLQAAMQSLRMATAEAQSLHQQVLSKHKQGPTPGAASMPSQDSLLQVPATATGTAQSNTRPLAGGDPRIPAAPRKLL; this is translated from the exons ATGGCCGACGCTCAGACGCAGGTGGCCCCCACCCCAAGCATCCCCATGGCAGCTACAGAggacctgcccctccctccaccacctGCTCTGGAGGATCTGCCGTTGCCGCCACCCAAGGAGTCCTTCTCCAAGTTCCACCAGCAGCGGCAAGCCAGCGAGCTCCGCCGCCTCTACAAGCACATCCACCCCGAGCTCCGCAAGAATCTGGCTGAGGCTGTGGCTGAAGACTTGGCTGAGATCCTGGGTTCCGAAGAGCCCACTGAGGGTGACGTCCAGTGCATGCGCTGGATCTTTGAGAACTGGCGGCTGGACGCCATTGGGGACCATGAGAGGCCACCTGCCAAGGAGCCCGTGCCCGGCGGCAATGTCCAGGCCACGTCCCGCAAGTTTGAGGAAGGCTCCTTTGCCAACAGCACAGACCAGGAGCCAGCTGGACCTCGGCCATCTGGAGGGGACGTCCGTGCAGCCCGCTGGCTGTTTGAGACAAAGCCGCTGGATGAGCTGACGGGCCATGCTGAGGCACCGGAAGCTACAGTGAGGGAGCCTGCAGCCAGTGGAGATGTCCAGGGTACCAGGATGCTCTTTGAGACGCGGCCACTGGACTGCCTGGGCTCCCGCCCCTCCATCCAGGAGCAGAGCCCCTTGGAGCTGCGCTCAGAGATCCAGGAGCTGAAGGGCGATGTGAAGAAGACGGTGAAGCTGTTCCAAACAGAGCCGCTGTGTGCCATCCAGGACGCAGAGGGAGCCATCCACGAGGTCAAGGCCGCCTGCCGGGAGGAGATCCAAAGCAACGCGGTGAGGTCTGCCCGTTGGCTCTTCGAAACGCAGCCTCTGGACACCATCAACCGGGACCCCAGCCAGGTGCGGGTGATCCGGGGGATCTCTCTGGAGGAGGTGGCCAGGCCCGACGTCAGCGCAACTCGCTGGATCTTTGAGACACAGCCCCTGGATGCCATCCGGGAGATCTTGGTGGACGAGAAGGACTTCCAGCCATCCCCAGATCTTATCCCTCCTGGTCCAGACGTTCAGCAGCAGCGGCATTTGTTTGAGACCCGAGCACTAGACACTCTAaagggggaagaggaggctggAGCAGAGGCGCCACCCAAAGAGGAAGTGGTCCCCGGTGATGTCCGCTCCACCCTGTGGCTATTTGAGATGCAGCCCTTGGATACACTCAGAGACAAGGTCCAAGTGGGTCACCTGCAGCGGGTGGGACCCCAGGAGGGTGAGAGGTTCATGTACGAGCGTCTATCCAGTGATGGTTCCTCAGCACTGTCCCTCTCTCAGAGTGCCCCCCAGAGGGATGGGGTGAAGGGAGACGTGAAGACCTTCAAGAACCTTTTTGAGACCCTACCCCTGGACAGCATCAGGCAGGGTGAAGCTTCGGCCCACGGGAGCATAAGCAGAGCAGAAGGAACTGATTCTGCTGGGCAGTCCCAGGACATAGGGTCCCCGGTGTATGCCATGCAGGATGGCAAAGGCCACCTCCACGCCCTGACCTCTGTCAGCAGAGAGCATGTAGTCGGAGGTGATGTACAGGGTTACAGGTGGATGTTTGAGACACAGCCCCTAGACCAACTAGGCCAAAACCCCAGTACCGTCGACGTGGTGCGGGGCATCACCCGGCAGGAAGTGGTGGCTGGAGACGTGGGCACTGCCCGGTGGCTCTTTGAGACCCAGCCCCTGGAGGTAATCCACCAACGGGAGCAGCAGGAACGAcgggaagaagaaggaaagccTCAGGGAGGCCCTCAGCTTGAAGCATCCCCCAAGGGTGATGTGCAGACCATTCGCTGGTTGTTCGAGACATGCCCAATGAGTGAGTTGGGCGAGAAGCAGGGGTCAGAGATCACAGATTCCACACCCAAGGCCAAGGCACGGTCCTGCACCTGGATGTTCACGCCCCAACCCCCAGACAGACCAGAAAGCTCCAGGGAGCAGCACCTTGAGGTCAGCCAGGTCCAGGTtggggaaagacagacagacagacacgtCTTTGAGACTGAGCCTCTGCAGGTCTCAGGCCATCCCTGCAGAAGGGGGCCTGTGCGATACTGCAGCAGAGTGGACATCCCCTCAGGGCAGGTGTCTCGTCAGAAGGAGGTTTTCCAGGCCCTGGAGGCAGGCAAGAGGGAAAACCAGGGATCCAGGGTAATCCCTGAGCCCATCCCAACAGGCTCTGTGCACAAGTTCACCTGGCTCTTTGAGAATTGCCCCATGGGCTCCCTGGCAGCTGAGAGCATCCAAGGGGGCAACCACCAGGAAGAGCAGCCCGTGGGCCCCTCAGGCAATAGGGTGTGGGAGAGGCAAGAGACTGCAGTTGAGGGGACCCTGCGGACTCTGCACGCCACGCCTGGCATCCTGCACCACGGAGGCATCGTCATGGAGGCCCGAGGGCCCGGGGAGCTCTGCCTCGCCAAGTACGTGCtcccaggcccagggcagggcgGCCCCCACGTTCGGAAGGAGGAGCTGGTGTCTGGCGAGCTTCCCAGGATTGTCCGCCAAGTGCTGCACCGGCCAGACGTGGACCAGCAGGGGCTGCTGGTGCAGGAGGACCCAGTGGGCCAGCTTCGCCTCAAGCCACTGAAGCTGCCAGCACCAGGCAGCAGCTGGAAGGTCGAAGACATGGACCCTGAGTTCCAGCAGTTGCTGGCTTGTGGCCTCGGGACCTCGGTGGCGAGGACTGGGCTAGTGATGCAGGAGACAGAGCAGGGCCTAGTGGCACTGACCGCCTACTCTCTGCAGCCCCGGCTAACCAGCAGGGCCCCCGAGAGGAGCAGTGTGCAGATGCTGGCCAGCTGCATAGACAAAGGAGACCTGAGTGGCCTGCACAGTCTGCGGTGGGAGCCACCGGCTGACTCAAGTCCAGTGCCAGCCAGCGAGGGGGCCCAGAGGCTGCCCCTGACTGAGAGCATCATCCGTGTTCCCCCACTGGACCCCAGCATGGGGATGGGGCATCTGAGAGGGCCGGgggccaccccctgccccccacaggcCATTAGAAAGGCAGTCCCTCTGGCTAGGGAAGAAAAGCAGGAAAGCAGGTGCACTGGGCAGAAAGGGATGGAAGCGTTGGGAAAGTCAGATGGAGCCACGACTATGCCCCTGGGGCCCAAGTCCCCAAACCTCCAGGCTGCCATGCAGAGTCTGCGAATGGCAACAGCTGAAGCCCAAAGCCTGCACCAGCAAGTTCTGAGCAAGCACAAGCAGGGCCCCACCCCTGGAGCCGCCTCTATGCCCTCCCAGGATAGTCTGCTGCAAGTACCGGCCACAGCCACTGGGACTGCCCAGAGCAACACCAGGCCTCTGGCTGGAGGTGACCCCAGGATCCCAGCAGCCCCCAGAAAG ctGCTGTGA